TAAACACACAACTTCtagcttcacaagatgttaactgatggaccgGAGTAGTGGATACTTGTGgattgacggcacccattcactgcagaggaagttatttaatgctaaatttctccaaatctgttcccataaAAGAATAAACTTGTCTACACATTGTATGGCCTGAGGGCAAGTCATAACTAAAAATGTTCAGTGTAAAAATGCACCTGGAGACTTTAATTTACATGACATTTCCAGGTCtagaaatcacatttttaaaatttggttACCTCATATCCAGGATAGAGGGaacactgttttgttttgtttttttcaaagaaaaaaacatttgttgagggggtgaaataaaataagaaatgtcattatttttagctgttttgcttattttaatgcttgtttttcttgttttaaataattttacataattttgaGGCCCCCTAATGAGCCCTGGCTTCTATtggtgctttatacaatacagattgtgtcaaagcagcttcacattgATAAACGGGAAAAAAGCTAAATCAATTATGGAAACTCaactatggagtcaatttaatagTGAAAACGTTTTATATAACCTGGCAACCCTGCGCACCCACTGTTTTTACACTGATGAGGCGAAAACACCGTCAAACATGCAAGTTGGAGTTGAGTGATCTCTGAgatatttttctcaaataaaagtgttttcttTCACACAGTTGTTTGCGCTGTTTGCAGCAATTAAATCTGCAAACAAATCATGCGAGTTGATTTGTGCTCTTGTGAAAGTGCAATAATaatcagtgttgccaagtctgcggTTTTCCCGCtgaattgggctactttaactCTGTTGCAGCGGGTTCTTTTTTTTAGTCCGTGGCTTGAAACAAAATCCGTGCAAGGAGTTTTTGACCCTGACTGGAATGCGATTTTGGAGTTATTTTGATAGAACGTGACTGGGCTATTTTTGAGTGCCAATTTGGCAACgtagacctggcaaccctgataATAATAGTcactggttgagaaccactgatctatgGCTATTACTGGAGAACTATTTCGGTGATATCTGCAGGTGGGGACTATATGTGCATCATTCCACGATAAATCACCTTTAATTACCTTAAAACAAACTCACCCAGGAAGTAGACCCAGCTTTctacagcgaatgccatgattGCCATCCCAGTACAGTTGGACACAATACCCAGTAGAGTGAGGGCTGTGTCTCCCAACACTTTGAACAGACCCAGGACCCCTATGAAGCTACTCAGGTACATGGCGCTGGTGGCGGCCCTGCCATATCCGGCCCAAACCGAGTCCCAGCTCAGGGGGGGCTTCAGCACATACAGCTGAAGCACATTTTCTGCCCCAACCATGCCTAGCATGAACAACACCATTGCTGTCATCAGCATGCCTACAGAGACTCGATCCATCGTTTTCCCATTTTCGGATTCAGCCAGCAACGGCTCACTCTCAGAGAGCGAACTTCTCGAGTCAGTGAGGGCAAACACAGAGTACAGTAATGCCACAACGCTGACTAGAATTGCTGTCAGGAGGAGAATTGATGGTCCCATCTGGTACAGATATCCAGACAGGAGACCTCCCACGACCCCTGCGACCCCAAAACAGAAGTCAACGATGTTGAGTTTAAGAGTGCGTTTGCCCTGCGCCGAGCTCAGAGACGCCAGAGCCGCCACCCCGGCCCAAAACATCGGCCCGCCTCCGCTCAAACCATGCAGCAAAGAACCCAAGTACAGAAACTCCAGAGGAACTTCACAGTACATGAAGATGACAAGCATGAACATGCCCAAAACCGAACCCATTTGAGAGGCCACCAGGAAGACTTTAGGTCCATGACGGTCTGCCATGCGGCTCAGTGGTATAATGGACAACATGGCCGCCACAGAGGACAGCACACTCTGAACAAGAAGAAAGCGTGAGGATAATGCCTGCGCCCGATCGCTGTCTCCTGCTGTTGCCTTCAGCGACTGATTGTACACGGTCTGTGTGAGGGCCATCTCAAAGAAGGACGTCCCCAGTCTATTGATGACAACCACTGGCTCCACTAAAGTCAGAATGGCCCTCATTTGATTGGCAGACTGGGAGCTTGAAGCTGTCATTTTTAACCTttaagacaaaacaataagCAGTAttgatactgtatgtgtgtgaatttggaataattaagaagtCTCTCATGcacaccaagactgcatttctttgatcaaaaatactgtaaaaactataatattgtgaaatataatttcaatttaaaagaactgttttctactagaatagattttaaaataaagtttattccTGTgtcgcaaagctgaattttcagcagccattactacagtttatttccaattgtttataatggttattattattatcaacgatgaaaacagtttttgctgcttaatatttttatgaaatccatgatacattttttcaggattctttgatgaataaaaatctcaaaataacagcctttatttgaaatagaaatcttttgcaacattataaatgtctttaccatcacttttgatcatttgaatgtgtccttgttgattcttttttaaatcatacctaCTCTGAAACGTTTTaataactgataataataagaaatgtttcttgagcagcaaatcagcatattagaatgatttctgaaggatcatgtgacactgaagactggagaaatgatgttgaaaattcagctttgcatcacagcaataaattacatttaaaataatattaatataaaaaaacagtaatgttaaattgtaataatggttcacaatattactgtgttttactgtatatttgatcaaataaatatagccttggtgagtataagagacttctttcgaaaaacatgaaaaaataacagGTTCCTactgtgacaacttgccccactGTAGTGGGCCAGTGTGTACTGAACAAACTACTTTTTTGCTCGGGCGATGAAAATGTCCAATTGCTTTTTGTAGCCAAGACTTTAAGGTATATGTCTATACAGAAACTTACAAAAATAAACCCACCGTGCAAAATATTCATTAGAGTGaaatgtgtgacaactagccccagtcACTCCAACTCATTGAAAGTAATGTtgcatgcaaataaacaaatcacATGGTCCAAAGACTGATCAATGTCAGATCCAAATTATAATAGCGAATAAAATGTTGTCTTACTTATTATACAAACAATAACACATCCATAcactaatgcatttaaatattactgTAGGCTAATAtgaatattcatttataaatacagGAAAAATGCGCTCCACTTACTCAAAAGGTTTTATCCACTGGAAATGGATTTTAATTAAGGTGAAAGTGGAAAGCCCCGCTTGGCACTGATTTGCAGTTTAATGCAGAATGGAAGCTGTGTGATTGaagtgaaagtgattttaaaaGGTAACTTGTTGCTGCTTGTAAATGCATCTACCATGAGTTTCCCTTAATTTCACCTCTGAGAGCATAAAACAAAGTGTGGTACTAATACAAAAGGGTTCAGAGGAGGATTTTGATTCTTGTCTAGCATCCCTGGCTTTATTTAATCTGCACTGTCGTTGTGTAGACGTTTTTAATGACCCTGGcatgaaagaaacaaacaattaaGCAAACTACATTGCATGCATTCATAAAATCATGTATTGCTGCGCTAGTGAGCAGGTGATGGAATAGAACGTGTTTGACAGAGCTCCTGCCTAATTTTTATAcaatttcatataaaaaaaatttttttaaatcatgtattAATGCAGTTTATCCTCTAGATGGTGCTGCGGTGCCGTGGCCATTGGTGATACATGCTAgtattcaaaaaaagaaaaaaagaaaataaagggTATTCATTAAAGGGAAACCACGTGAATAAAAGATTTTTATGACGGTTCTTAATTAGTGACATTAGAATATTGCTGGAACTTTAACATACATGTAGTTAGAAAACAGGACGAGACTGATATTGCACATAGTTTTTGCTGCTGATGAAAAAGTTTTTTACCTCCCCACCCCACGCCACACAGGTACTAGACTAGCGTTTCCCAAACTATTTGTTTTATAAGACTCAAGTACACCTTCATGAACACCAAACCAGAAATGTGTTCAGTTTCACTCATGCTTTTAGCACTAATAAAGTCATcagtattatttaatataattcataaaaaatatatatataataataaaaagaagaagaagaaatgctGCTTTTGTAAAATTGACTCAACAAGAAAATTGATAAAACTATCTCTTGTTTTCCTCTTTTACATTatgtttgaatttctttctgCAGTACCAGTGGTAAGGAATCGCTGTTCAAGGCTAAACCTTAAAATGTTCTATtgaaaaattgtaatatatacTTACATTAAACATGTCTACTAAAAATCAAGccttttattataaatattgcatatattATCATTATGTGTTAACAACACAGAATACATCAATGTTATCTTTTGATattaagtttaaattaaattttgacaTACCAGACTATTATTGAAACAAAACTCTGAGTCATGAAGACATAATTTACAATGTCTAATCTGTAATGTAGATTGTACATAAAAAACAATTATCATATTGCATTTACAATACAGCAAAAATCTCCAGTGCAACATTATGAATATTCAATACAAAAAGAATCTCCTATTGATATTTTATCAATattcaatacaaaataaaatcttctattgatattttatatttttttcagtggaaagcAAGATTCaacattatttcaaaacaaagACCACTTTGTTAGATCAACAGGCTTGTGTATTAATGAGTTTATGTCCAGGTCCAGATCTTATGGTCCCTCCTCTCTGCGTAGGAACCCGGCTCTGTGATTCTACTTTGCTTATTTGGTTTTATTCCTTGTGTAAAAAGCAAGCTGGTCTATCCATTTAAGTGCTGAGGATTTGAAGGTTAGTGACATTAATGATCTGGAACacagtttggtgttttattttcagatgaCAGATTTGATACGTATTAAGGATGCTAGTTAAATGTTAGTATGCTGGGCGGAGAAATAGATAAAGAAAGTTTTCACGATCCAGTTCGCTAGAGCTTTCAAATCATCCCAAGCAGGTAAGATGCTCTCCACACCTACACCTATTTCCACCACACCAGTCAATTCAGAACAGCCAGCTAAACTGAGTGAGATGGAAGCAATGTCCATGTTTCATGTTCATTGACTTTATATGGTGAGGTGACACGAGTAGTGTGCTTGGTAAGTGCAATGTGGAATTAAAACCAGTCCTTCTCATCTGAAGATGATTTCTGGTGTGTCCTGTTGTGTCGGTGCTGATTCATTAGCTCTCCTGGTTAGCGTACATGCCTGCCTCCCACTGCAGGGCTCGTTGGTTTTTATGCCTTATTACACGGGTGGCCTCTACAACCTGCCAAGAAACCAGAGTTACACAACATGATCAAACTGGATCTGTTCCAAAATCCAGCAGAGGGCACTACGCATCGAAAACCTCATCTCACCTCATTGTTTATGGCATCAGTAGGTTGGATCCCAGCATACTGAGGAAAGAAAAAGttataaagtgaaaaaaaaatcggTCTATACAGCTCtacattgcattgcattgcgaCATTAATCTCTTCAGTGGATAGTCAACCTAAAAATTTGATTCTTTACTCGtgcatgtcatttcaaacatgtatgactttctttcttccatggaTTTGCAATGACATGAAGTTGAAGGTGATCACAcagttttcatcttttttttagGGCTGTTT
The Onychostoma macrolepis isolate SWU-2019 chromosome 11, ASM1243209v1, whole genome shotgun sequence genome window above contains:
- the si:ch211-262i1.4 gene encoding thymic stromal cotransporter homolog, with the translated sequence MRAILTLVEPVVVINRLGTSFFEMALTQTVYNQSLKATAGDSDRAQALSSRFLLVQSVLSSVAAMLSIIPLSRMADRHGPKVFLVASQMGSVLGMFMLVIFMYCEVPLEFLYLGSLLHGLSGGGPMFWAGVAALASLSSAQGKRTLKLNIVDFCFGVAGVVGGLLSGYLYQMGPSILLLTAILVSVVALLYSVFALTDSRSSLSESEPLLAESENGKTMDRVSVGMLMTAMVLFMLGMVGAENVLQLYVLKPPLSWDSVWAGYGRAATSAMYLSSFIGVLGLFKVLGDTALTLLGIVSNCTGMAIMAFAVESWVYFLARGIMMFACVPMPTLRAMLSKNLHPQQYGRVFGLLQLVLAVTDLLSNVFFTSIYPLTLGWFSGFCFLLSCAISYISAVPIIYRSGRDLRLGSI